A single region of the Lycium barbarum isolate Lr01 chromosome 2, ASM1917538v2, whole genome shotgun sequence genome encodes:
- the LOC132626782 gene encoding uncharacterized protein LOC132626782: MVMEGIQEDMGDGNMICTNHPHKNNTPGGICAFCLQEKLGKLVSSSFPSAVFPSSSSSSTPSFRSDFGATSSTLQVQTNNNTQTNTIHTNVCNNNYNSHYGKMRKSRMPYLLSSSHYNKKKKDGNNNNNNNGSSVIATTTSAASNVGIVMKRSKSTTTPRNRMHFLDNVTDEEDYTPHRKRFWSFLYYSSSSKQHSSSTAKRTEKNTSFPSSSSSVNGSMRSRDKKKEEFVVVEENESPNEAAFDRKVSRSRSVGCGSRSFSGDFFERISTGFGDCTLRRVESQREGKSKVSSVASGQDCIKERVRCGGLFSGFMITSSSSSSSSSSHWVSSEENMNGKSSIAPASVGHQLVHGRSKSWGWAFASPMRAFSKTSSSNGKRGGASNKNATPNLAAIPSLLTARG; encoded by the coding sequence ATGGTGATGGAAGGGATTCAAGAAGATATGGGTGATGGTAACATGATATGTACAAACCATCCTCACAAGAACAATACACCAGGTGGGATCTGTGCTTTTTGTCTTCAAGAAAAGCTTGGTAaacttgtttcttcttcttttccttctgctgtttttccttcttcttcctcttcttctaccCCTTCTTTTAGATCTGATTTTGGAGCCACTTCCTCAACTCTACAAGTCCAAACAAACAACAACACTCAAACCAACACTATCCATACAAATGTTTGTAATAACAACTATAATAGTCACTATGGAAAAATGAGGAAATCAAGAATGCCTTATCTGTTGAGTAGTAGTCATTACAAtaagaagaagaaagatggtaataataataataataataacggtaGCAGTGTTATTGCTACTACTACTTCAGCTGCTTCAAATGTTGGCATTGTTATGAAGAGAAGCAAGTCCACAACAACCCCTAGAAACCGTATGCATTTCTTGGATAATGTTACTGACGAAGAAGACTATACTCCTCATAGAAAAAGGTTTTGGTCATTTCTCTACTACTCATCATCCTCTAAACAGCATTCTTCTTCAACTGCTAAAAGAACTGAAAAAAACACGAGCTttccttcatcatcttcatctgtGAATGGTTCTATGAGGTCAAGGGACAAGAAGAAAGAAGAGTTTGTTGTAGTGGAGGAGAATGAGAGTCCTAATGAAGCTGCATTTGATAGAAAAGTATCAAGATCCAGATCTGTTGGTTGTGGAAGTAGAAGCTTTTCAGGTGATTTCTTTGAGAGAATCTCAACTGGTTTTGGTGATTGTACTTTGAGAAGAGTTGAGTCTCAAAGAGAAGGAAAGTCTAAAGTTTCATCTGTTGCATCAGGGCAAGACTGTATCAAAGAAAGAGTGAGGTGTGGAGGACTATTTAGTGGTTTTATGATAActtcatcatcttcttcctcATCATCTTCATCTCATTGGGTTTCATCTGAGGAAAATATGAATGGGAAATCAAGCATAGCACCTGCATCTGTGGGACATCAACTTGTACATGGAAGGAGCAAGAGTTGGGGATGGGCATTTGCAAGTCCAATGAGAGCTTTCAGTAAGACATCATCTTCAAATGGGAAAAGAGGAGGTGCCTCAAATAAGAATGCTACTCCAAATTTGGCAGCTATTCCTTCTTTGTTGACTGCCAGAGGCTAA